The region AGTGATTCAACAACAAAGGAATATCGCTTTTACGTTCACGCAAAGCAGGAACGTGGATAGGGATGACATTCAAACGGTAATACAAGTCTTCGCGGAACTTATCTTGTTCAACAGCTTCTTCCAAATTGATATTTGTAGCTGCGATCACGCGAACATTCACAGAAACAGTTTTCGTAGAGCCAACCGGTTCAAAGCTTCTTTCTTGAAGAGCACGCAAGAGTTTCACTTGCAGTGACGGCTCAAGATCACCAATTTCGTCCAGGAAGATCGTTCCGCCATCAGCCATTTCAAAACGACCGATGCGGTTCGCGATGGCACCTGTAAAGGCACCTTTCATATGACCGAACAATTCACTTTCCAAAAGCTCCGAAGGAATCGCACCGCAATTGATTGGAACGAAAGGATTATTGGCACGAGGGGAGTTGTAGTGAATCGCACGAGCGATCAACTCTTTACCGGTCCCAGACTCGCCCGTAACCAAAACAGTTGAATCGGAATCAGCGACACGTTCAATCAAACGCAGAACATTTTGAATAGGTTCTGAAGAGCCCACGATTTGATCGAATTTGTATTTTTTGTTCAGTTCAGAGCGAAGTTGCTGATTTTCTTGCTGAAGTTTTTTGTGAGTCAGAGCTTTTTCGATCAAGCTCATCAGCTCTTCCAAGTTGAATGGCTTTGTCACAAAGTGGAAGGCACCTTTTTGTGTCGCGCGGATTGCAGACTCAATCGTCGCGTGACCCGTTAGGATGATAACTTCAGTCGCCGGATTCAAAGACTTTAAATAAGTCATGAATTCAATGCCATCGCCATCTGGAAGATTCAAATCAACGATCGCCAAATCAACAGGAGTATCTCCTTGTGATAATGCTTTTGCTTCTTCGATTTTGTTGGCAGTGATGACGTTCAAACCTTTTCTATCGAGCACTCTGAACAGAGCGGTACGCAGAGACGATTCGTCATCCAGGATTAGAACACGTTGTGAACGCATGAACCTTCCTTCCATGGTGGGTTCTTAGAGAGACAGCCGACGTGCATGTCAGCCTTGGTAAAAGGATATGGTATTTTTGACGGGCCTGTCAAAAAATCCGCGCCCAGCGCGCGTTTCAGGACCTTAAAACTAGACGGTTGAAGGAAATTTTTGCCACGTTTTCCTGGCCTGGACCTGTGTAAAATTCGAGGTCCGCCTCGTGATCGCGCAGGATCTGTGAGGCAACAGGAACACCTAAACCTATGGGAAGACTTGGATT is a window of Bdellovibrio sp. SKB1291214 DNA encoding:
- a CDS encoding sigma-54-dependent transcriptional regulator, with the protein product MRSQRVLILDDESSLRTALFRVLDRKGLNVITANKIEEAKALSQGDTPVDLAIVDLNLPDGDGIEFMTYLKSLNPATEVIILTGHATIESAIRATQKGAFHFVTKPFNLEELMSLIEKALTHKKLQQENQQLRSELNKKYKFDQIVGSSEPIQNVLRLIERVADSDSTVLVTGESGTGKELIARAIHYNSPRANNPFVPINCGAIPSELLESELFGHMKGAFTGAIANRIGRFEMADGGTIFLDEIGDLEPSLQVKLLRALQERSFEPVGSTKTVSVNVRVIAATNINLEEAVEQDKFREDLYYRLNVIPIHVPALRERKSDIPLLLNHFMEIFNKNKGRGLTGIAADSLDALMNYPWPGNIRELENLVERMTILKGQGIVEMSDLPIKYKSMKPTASMDASQLEIPDSGMDFNTAVDNFENNLILKALEKTGWNRNQAAALLRLNRTTLVEKIKKKGLTPPNDINPANF